In Nicotiana tabacum cultivar K326 chromosome 17, ASM71507v2, whole genome shotgun sequence, one DNA window encodes the following:
- the LOC142171448 gene encoding putative germin-like protein 2-1 — translation MTSTFFVLGLLLGICSVCLASDPSPIQDFCVVDSTSSVHVNGKVCKDPKLVEAEDFFFSGLNIAGNTSNSIGFQVTPAIIPGINTLGIVLARADFAPNGFSPLHTHPRAAEIVLVLEGRVEIGFVTSNPENRLFTKILELGDFFVVPKGLVHFQRNVGEGNAVTIAALSSQGPGTIRVADVTFGSDPPIPNDLLAKAFQIDQKTASQIQGRFF, via the exons atgacTTCAACGTTCTTTGTGTTAGGACTCCTGTTAGGAATTTGTTCTGTGTGTTTAGCATCTGACCCAAGTCCAATTCAAGATTTTTGTGTAGTGGACTCCACAAGCTCAG TGCACGTGAATGGGAAGGTATGCAAGGACCCTAAGCTTGTAGAAGCAGAGGACTTCTTTTTCAGTGGGTTGAACATAGCAGGCAACACATCAAACTCAATCGGATTCCAAGTAACACCGGCTATTATTCCAGGAATCAACACTCTTGGAATTGTATTAGCCCGTGCTGATTTTGCACCAAATGGATTCAGTCCTCTTCATACTCATCCTCGTGCTGCAGAGATAGTGCTAGTACTTGAGGGTCGTGTTGAAATTGGATTTGTTACTTCCAATCCTGAGAATCGTCTCTTCACGAAAATACTTGAATTGGGCGATTTTTTTGTTGTACCAAAAGGTCTTGTACATTTCCAGAGGAATGTAGGAGAGGGTAACGCCGTTACCATTGCGGCTTTAAGCAGCCAAGGACCTGGAACTATTCGTGTTGCGGACGTAACTTTCGGATCGGATCCACCAATTCCTAATGATCTTCTTGCTAAGGCTTTTCAAATTGATCAAAAGACGGCAAGTCAGATACAAGGGCGTTTCTTCTGA